The Saccopteryx leptura isolate mSacLep1 chromosome 2, mSacLep1_pri_phased_curated, whole genome shotgun sequence genome has a window encoding:
- the LOC136393631 gene encoding LOW QUALITY PROTEIN: olfactory receptor 1D2-like (The sequence of the model RefSeq protein was modified relative to this genomic sequence to represent the inferred CDS: inserted 2 bases in 1 codon) → MWSKEMNDLCLHGRNREIGEMDGGNQSGGSEFLLLGLSESPKDQQVLFWMFLSMYLVTVVGNTLIILAISFDSRLHTPMYFFLANLSFTDLFFVTNTVPKMLVNLQSQNKAISYAGCLTQLYFLVSLVALDNLXMAYDRYVAISRPLHYATAMSPGLCILFLTLCWVLSVLYGLIHTILMTRVTFCSSWKIHYIFCEMYVLLRLACSNTQVNYVVLIATGSFIFLTPFGFMITSYVWIVRAILRLSSASSKYKAFSTCASHLAVVTLFYGTLCMVYLKPLNTYSMKDSVATVMYAVVTPMMNPFIYSLRNKDMHAALGRLFRGKAFQRVI, encoded by the exons ATGTGGTCCAAGGAGATGAATGACCTTTGTCTCCATGGCAGAAACAGAG AAATTGGGGAAATGGATGGAGGCAATCAAAGTGGAGGCTCTGAGTTCCTTCTCCTGGGTCTCTCTGAGAGTCCTAAAGACCAGCAGGTCCTGTTTTGGATGTTCCTGTCCATGTACCTGGTCACAGTGGTGGGAAACACACTCATAATTCTGGCCATCAGCTTTGATTCCCGCCTGCACACTCCCATGTACTTCTTTCTGGCCAATCTGTCCTTCACCGACCTCTTCTTCGTCACCAACACAGTCCCCAAGATGCTGGTGAACCTTCAGTCCCAGAACAAAGCCATCTCCTATGCAGGATGTCTAACACAGCTCTACTTCCTGGTCTCCTTGGTGGCCCTAGACAACCT AATGGCATATGACCGCTATGTGGCCATCAGCCGTCCCCTCCACTATGCCACAGCCATGAGCCCTGGGCTCTGTATTTTGTTCCTCACCTTGTGTTGGGTGCTCTCTGTTCTGTATGGTTTAATCCACACCATCCTTATGACCAGAGTGACTTTCTGTAGCTCCTGGAAGATCCACTACATCTTCTGTGAGATGTACGTCCTCCTGAGGCTGGCGTGTTCCAACACTCAAGTCAACTATGTGGTACTTATTGCCACAGGATCTTTCATCTTCCTCACCCCTTTTGGGTTCATGATCACGTCCTATGTCTGGATTGTCAGAGCCATCCTCCGACTATCCTCAGCCTCTAGCAAGTACAAAGCCTTCTCCACCTGTGCCTCACATTTGGCTGTGGTCACCCTTTTTTATGGGACACTTTGTATGGTATATCTGAAACCCCTCAACACCTACTCTATGAAAGACTCAGTGGCCACAGTGATGTATGCTGTGGTCACCCCCATGATGAATCCTTTCAT
- the LOC136393632 gene encoding olfactory receptor 1D2 yields the protein MDGGNQSGGTEFLLLGLSESPKDQQVLFWMFLSMYLVTVVGNTLIILAISFDSRLHTPMYFFLANLSFTDLFFVTNTVPKMLVNLQSQNKAISYAGCLTQLYFLVSLVALDNLILATMAYDRYVAISRPLHYATAMSPGLCILFLTLCWVLSVLYGLIHTILMTRVTFCGSRKIHYIFCEMYVLLRLACSNTQVNHVVLIATGSFIFLTPFGFMITTYVWIVRAILRLPSASSKYKAFSTCASHLAVVTLFYGTLGMVYFKPLNTYSMKDSVATVMYAVVTPMMNPFIYSLRNKDMHGALGRLFRGKAFQKVT from the coding sequence ATGGATGGAGGCAATCAGAGTGGAGGCACGGAGTTCCTTCTACTGGGTCTCTCTGAGAGTCCTAAAGACCAGCAGGTTCTGTTTTGGATGTTCCTGTCCATGTACCTGGTCACAGTGGTGGGAAACACACTCATAATTCTGGCCATCAGCTTTGATTCCCGCCTGCACACTCCCATGTACTTCTTTCTGGCCAATCTGTCCTTCACCGACCTCTTCTTTGTCACCAACACAGTCCCCAAGATGCTGGTGAACCTTCAGTCCCAGAACAAAGCCATCTCCTATGCAGGATGTCTAACACAGCTCTACTTCCTGGTCTCCTTGGTGGCCCTAGACAACCTCATCCTGGCCACAATGGCATATGACCGCTATGTGGCCATCAGCCGTCCCCTCCACTATGCCACAGCCATGAGCCCTGGGCTCTGTATTTTGTTCCTCACCTTGTGTTGGGTGCTCTCTGTTCTGTATGGCTTAATCCACACCATCCTTATGACCAGAGTGACCTTTTGTGGCTCCCGGAAGATCCACTACATCTTCTGTGAGATGTATGTCCTCCTGAGGCTGGCGTGTTCCAACACTCAAGTCAATCACGTGGTACTTATTGCCACAGGATCCTTCATCTTCCTCACCCCTTTTGGGTTTATGATCACGACCTATGTCTGGATTGTCAGAGCCATCCTCCGACTACCCTCAGCCTCTAGCAAGTACAAAGCCTTCTCCACCTGTGCCTCACATTTGGCTGTGGTCACCCTTTTTTATGGGACGCTTGGTATGGTATATTTCAAACCCCTCAACACCTACTCTATGAAGGACTCAGTGGCCACAGTGATGTATGCTGTGGTCACACCCATGATGAATCCTTTCATCTACAGCCTGAGGAACAAGGACATGCATGGGGCTCTTGGAAGACTCTTTCGAGGGAAAGCCTTCCAGAAGGTGACGTGA